The Candidatus Babeliales bacterium genome contains the following window.
TGCCTAAAGAAATACCCATTCCTGGTCCGTGTGTCACCGGTATTGGAGACAATCTTGGTGAGCATCCAGATAAAAAGTTTGATCCTTCTCCAAAAGCAGATGATTTGCTTAAAGAATGGGAGTGTGGGACAAACGTAGGGCAAGATATTGAAACGCGCCCGTGTGGTTTTTCCTCTCGAGGTTGGGCAGCGATATTGGAAGATATTTTAAAAAAGTTGCCAAAAGTTGATGATAAGTCTCAAGAGCCATGTGAAGAGTGCGCAGAATCAGAAAAGGATGTAGATAAAGCTGTAGAAGATAGTGAGTCTAAAGAAGATAGTGAATTTAATGATGAACCATTACCTGAAACAGAAGAGCAGGTCGAGGCAGATTCGCAAGCCATTGTTAGTGATGAATTAATTATTGCCGATGAATCAAAGCTAACTGTAGATAGTGAAGATGTAGTCATTACTATTGATCTTGCTGCAATAGACCATGCAGAATCTAAACAATCATTTGTTCTTGATAAAGAACACGTCAAAACGTTATCTGAAGCAGATGCAGAGTTAAAAATTATTTTGGACAAAGTAAAACAGCACTGCAAGCAGAAACAGAATAATGTTTGTAAAGAACATGGTAAACGTTCCGCTGGTGGAAAACATGCATACAGGCCAAAAGAATTAGAAGAAGTTATTTTATCTCCAGAAGAAATTGAAAAATTAGTAAAAGTCTTTGATGGAACATTATCGCTTCCTATTGAAATTGGTGAAGGTGTACATATTTGGGTTGATTACGAACATATTTTTAATCCAGTCCTGAAAATAGGTTGCAAAGATAATGTAATTGCACCAGCGGGTTTTCATCATGATCATTTAGGAGAAATACAAAAAAGTGGCTTAATAGAAAGTATTGTTATTCAACGAGGCGAGCATGGAGTATACAAGATTAGATGGTCTTATGCTGGTGGTGAGACAAAAGATTCAACTCTTTTTCCTGATCATTGGACGCGAGCGCAGGTTATACAGAAAATAGAGGAAGCATTGCGCAATGTTGTTCACAAGAAACGTAAAGGGAAGAAATGGGAAATTATTGGTGAAACTAGTGAAGGTGTTAGTATCACGATAATAATAGAAATGTGCAAAACACAATCAGAGAAACTAATCGGTAAAATAGTTACAAGTTATCCAAATTTGGAGAGAAAGGTATGAAAGTGGCTGGTCCATCGCAGGATGGTTTAGAATTTAAAAAAAATTATATTAAAATGAATCCTATAGGAAGTGGTTTATATTGGGGGAAAAATCATACAACAAATGAATATGTTGATACATTATCAATTCTTTTTAATGATCAGGGTTCAGATGCTGAATGGGTTAAAGAAGCCTTACTTAATTCTACGGGTCGAGGAATGTCTGGAGAATATACAAGGATATTAGTTAAAGGTGACAAAGTAATATTAAAGCCGACTTCAATTCTTTATGATGAGCCAGAAGAGCACATTATAGAAATGGATCGCAATGTGTTGTTACGGTTAACAAATGACTGGCAGGCGTTAGTCAAAGCAAAAGCACCGGAGATTTTTATTTATGAGAAAGATGAAGAGCTTTTTGTAAGTGATACGTTGCCGGAAGGAATGGAGTAAATTCGGTAAAAAAGAAGTCCCCAGATTGATTCCGGGGACTTTTGAGCAAAATAAAACTCTTTTTCTTTTTTTACGAAAGCGCTGCCGTATATGCAGCAAATGCCGCAGCATCCCACACAACAAAGCTAATTTTTTGTAAAGGAGTTTTTGGATGAGCTTTTAAAAATTCTTGTGTAGCTTCCACAGCAGTGTTTGCAGCAATTTCCGGAGTAATAACCGTTTTACCCGAGGCATCTTGTGCAAAAATACCGGTACTAATGGCAGGAAATGCGATGCTTGTCAGATTGTTTTCGTGTGCAACCATTAATGCATCGGTATATGTTTTCTTGAGTTTTGATTGCCAATCACGCTCTGTCCCTTGTGGCCCTACCGCGTTAAGAATGTATTTGATGTTATTACCCGTTAAATTATGAGCGCTTGTTAAAATTGCTCGTTTTTGATCTTTTTTATCACCAAATTTTGGATTAGTGGTCGCCTGCTTCCATTCTGCATCCCAAGAAGGGCCGGCAGCTTTTTTAACTGCTGCGGCGATTCCGCCTGGATGGGTGAGATACTTGAAATTTGCTGCGTTCACAATAGCATCAATATCTTTTTGCTTGGTGATATCCCCTTGGGCGATGGAAATGATTGATTTATTTGGTTCGCCTGTTTGTGGACATGTATTGAAGGGCAAGATGGAGTAAGCGCTCGAGAAGTAACATAATGTGATTACCAGGGATGGCAGGATTGATTTAGATAGGGTATTCATAATTTTCTCCATATATTTCATATATTTAAGATCCTATTTCAGTACAGAATATCATGCTTCTAGCCAAAAGGGTAATGGTGTATAGGTTTTGAATCCTTGCTGAGTATGACGCATCTATGATCGTTTTAGGGTTTGTAATGCCAGGAGCGTTAGGGTATGATACCACACGTATATCATGGTGTTTTTGGTTAAAAAAAGGAAGTTTGCATGGTGTTTGATAAAAAAAACATATCTTCTTATTGTTTATTGTTAGTGTTGCTGGTAGGAATGTCTGTGCCTGCGCATGCTGGGCATAGAGAGGCGCCAGCTCGTGGAATTTATCAGTTGCCAGAGATTTTTGGTACTATAACAGACTTTTTTCTGTCTCGTGGTCAGATGAGCGAGAAGCATATTAGATTATTTGAAGAGGTTGCGCAGCAGTTACAGATTGAACATCGGGGTATTAAGCTGAGGAATAGTGGATTTTTGCTTAGGTTATTTCCAGTAGATCTACGATTTTTATTCAATTATCTAAGCATATTATCTTATCGATTAGAGGGATATTATGGCATACGGTCACATCAGAGCTTGAATCGGGTGTATTTGAATGAAGATTGGTTGAATCAGATGACCGATGAGCAAAAAAGGTTTGTAATTGCTCATAGTTTAACGCATCATAGCCAAGATCATGGTTTTATGCGGGAAGTTGTTCTTTGGATATTGAGTCATATCGTGAATACTTTGCGAGCATCATATGTATCTAAAAATCAGGGGCGCCTCATTAGCCTTGCTCAGATGGTATGCATTATGCAATTATTTCAAAAGCTTGAGCATTATTCTGATGAGCAGGCAGCGGAGCTTGCATATTGCCCTCCAGTGCACCTTGCAGCAGTTGTAAAATCTCTCTATTATCCCGATGCTGAAGATGCTCCTTGGTATGCTCGCTTGCAGATGTTTGCAAAGAAGGCAATATGTACCATTACGTCGTTACCGATTATAAAATCATTTGTTGCGTACCGTTCTATGCATGATCGGGCCGCTCATGTAAGTGGGGTAAAGGATGATCTGGTGCTGATTTAGGCATGGCACAAGTAGGTATTGACTGTATTGGTGGCGATATCCAAAGTTAGGCACGTGGATGAGGCGGTTTAGAAAGGTGCATAGAAATGTATGTTGTGCCTGGATTCTCATGAAAAGCTCCTTTACAAAGCAGGCTGTTTACGGGATAATAAGAAGATGCTGCGAACAAGGTTGTTTGCAGTGCAGTTAGTAATAGTAATATACATATGATGATACGGAGTTATAGAGTATGAAAAAAGGTATTCACCCAGAAATGCATGATGTGACCGCTCGTTGTACGTCATGTGGGTTTTCATTCGCAACCAGTTCGACTTCTACAGAATTAAAAGGAACATTGTGTTCACAGTGCCATCCTTTTTTTACTGGTGCTCATAAATTTGTTGATACTGCTGGTAGAATTGATAAATTTCAGCAAAAATATAACAAGAAAAAATAACTGGTATGTCTATAAATTGGGACGTGCTACAAGCTCGAAAACAAGAGCTTTTAGTACGTCTTTCTGACCTTAATATAGAGAATAAAGATCGTCATGAATTGCAGAAAGAGCTATCGCGCTTAACGAACTTGCTGCAAAAACATGAAAAAATTGATGATCTTGAGCGGCAGCTTAAGGAAGCGCAAACTCAGCGTACGCAATCATCTGATCCTGAGATGACAGAGCTGTTTACTCAAGAAATCGCAGAGTTTCGGCAATCTTTAGAAAAACATAATCAAGAACTTGAAGATATTCTATATCCACCGAGTGAGCATGATAATCGTTCGGTGTTTTTAGAAATCCGGTCTGGTGCGGGAGGTAAAGAGGCATCGCTTTTTGTTGCTGATTTACTAAAAATGTATATGGGGTATGCGCAGCGTAAAAACTGGCGTGCTACCGTTGATAGTTCCAGCACAACAGATTTGGGTGGCTTTCGTGAAGTGGTCTTGCATATCAAGGGTGATAATGTGTATGGACACTTGAAGCACGAATCTGGAGTGCACCGTGTTCAACGAGTTCCTGCAACTGAAACTGCTGGGCGTATTCATACGTCTACTGCGACGGTAGCAGTGTTGCCAGAAGCGGAAGAGGTGGATGTTACTATTGCTCCTTCTGATTTGCGTATAGATGTGTTTCGAGCAAGTGGTGCCGGTGGTCAGCATGTTAATACCACTGATTCTGCGGTACGTATTACCCATATTCCTACCGGTGTGGTTGTTTCCTGTCAGGATGAGCGTTCGCAGCATAAAAATAAAGCGAAAGCGATGAAGGTGTTACAGTCTCGTATTCTTGCAGCGCAAGTTGAGCAGCATGAAGCAGCGATGAGTAAGGAGCGCAAGGAATTGGTTGGCACGGGCATGCGTTCTGAAAAAGTGCGTACCTACAATTATCCGCAAAATCGTGTTACTGATCACCAAGTTGAAGTGACCTTAAAAAAATTAGATATGGTTATGTTGGGTGATTTTGATGAGATCATCCAAGCCTTACGCGCAAAAGATCGCGAAAGTCGTAAAAATAAAATCCTCGTTAAGTAGTTAAGTTTTCTTCTTTGTACTGTTATCATTAGATCCTATGTCGTTAATACAATGTAGTTAATAGATATAGGATTTTTTTGTATGACAAAATATATAGTTGTTGCTGGTGGTGTGATATCTGGCGTTGGTAAAGGGGTTACTACTGCCGCGTTAGGTAAAATCATTAAAGAAAATGGGTATAAAACAACGCTCATTAAGATTGATCCATATATAAATTGTGATGCAGGTACGCTGCGGCCGACCGAGCATGGTGAGGTATGGGTTACTGATGATGGTGGGGAGATCGATCAAGATTTAGGAACGTATGAACGTTTTTTAGATCAATCTATTCCTAAAAAAAATAATATTACGACTGGGCAGATTTATAAAGCGGTTATTGACCGTGAACGTGCCGGTGGATATCTTGGCCAGACGGTGCAGTTTGTTCCCCATATAACGAATGAAGTTATTAGTCGGATTAAGGATGCTGCAGATGGGTATGATGTTGCAGTGATAGAGATTGGGGGAACTGTTGGGGATTTTGAAAATAAGCCATTTTTCTTTGCAGTCAAAGCGTTAGAGCGTGAGCTTGGTTCTGATAATGTTGCATACGTTCTTGTCTGTTATTTGCCGGTTCCTGCACATATTCATGAGATGAAGACAAAGCCGGCGTTGCAAGCCATTAGACTGCTAAATGAAGAGGGTATATCTCCAGATTTTATTGTCTGTCGATCGCAGTACGCAATTGATGAGATAAGAAAAAATAAAATAGAAACATATGCACATATTCCATCTGATCACGTGATTGCCGCTCCCGATATTGATACGATTTATCAAATCCCGCTTGATTTAGAGCGAGAGAGGGTAGGGGCAAAAATGCTTAAGAAATTAAACCTTGTATCAAAACGTACGCCGGATTGGTCTGCGTGGCAGTTGCGTGTTGACGCAATTAAAAATCCTGCAAAACGTGTGCGCATCGGTATTGTTGGCAAATATTTATCTACCGGTGATTATAGTCTAACCGATAGTTATTTGAGTATAGATCAAGCGTTAATACATGCGGGTGCGCAGTTGAATGTGGGAATTGATGTGGTATGGCTTGATGCGCAATCCGTCTGCATTCCTCATGTGACGGAACTACAAAGCGATTCTTCATCTGCAAAATCTGAGCTACAATCTCTCGATGGCATTATTGTTCCGGGCGGATTTGGCGTAGCAGGGGTTGAAGGAAAAATTGCGGTCATTCAATATGCGCGTGAGCATAATATTCCATACCTTGGATTGTGTTATGGCATGCAATTGGCAGCGGTTGAATTTGCGCGTAATGTGTGCGGTTTGCGTGATGCGCATACCACGGAAGTGAATGCACAGACAGAACATCCAATCATCGATATACTGCCGTTACAAAAAAAGTTGATTGATGATAATGCCTATGGAGGAACTATGCGATTAGGCGCATATGCTGCTCACGTGCAACCAGGAAGTAAAGTGGCTGCATTATATCGAGCTGCACGAGCTATTGATATGAATGATATGGTGATAGAAAGACATCGCCATCGCTATGAAATGAATCCGGCATATGTTGCACTGTTAGAGCAGCATGGCTTACGATTTTCGGGACGATATCTACGTGCGGATGCTACGCAGTTGATGGAGTTTTTAGAGCTGCCAGATCATCCTTTCTTTGTTGCAACGCAGGCGCATCCTGAATTTAATAGCAGATTTAGTAATCCTAACCCATTATTTTATGGATTTGTGAAGGCCGCGATTGTATCTAAGCAGGAGTGATATTGTTTAAAATATTTTTTATTAAGAGCCCATCCGGAAATTAAGATTTTAATCTCTTTCAATAGAAAAAACAGTATGGACTATTAAATAAACAGGCTTAGCATTATTGACCTCTGATCATCGTCACGAGCTTGCGTGGTGATCCAGGTAATTATGCGCCTGTAAGGCGCGACTGATGAGATCGTTTTTTTAATAAATATTGTTTTATTGCCTGGATAGCCACGCCGCCAATGACGGCTCGCTACGACGATCGGAGGTTTCTTGGTCTTGATTAGCTTTTGTAATATGGCAAGGATTTTCGGATAGGTCCTAATGTAAAAAAAGAGTCGACTGGTTATTCCAATCGACTCTTTGCATTTCTATGATAATGGCTGATTACGCTACAGGCGGTACAAGTAATTTATATATTGCCTCAGCAGCTTCTTTTTGTTGTACAAACCCCCACCATGCTAGTTTTGCTCGTTGATATGCAAAGAAAGGCATTGCATATGAGCAGATCCAGCGAGATGGTTGTGCTAAGTAGGGAAGGCGAGTTGGGTACCAAGCGCATGCAACATCGATTCTTGGTATTCTGAGAGCCACTTCCCATATTGGATCTTTTTCTTTCATGAAATCATCCACCGCCTTAAATTGCTCAGAGGTGATATCATAAAACATGGTTGCAGGGGTGATTTTAGCTGCTTTTTTAGCTGCTAAAT
Protein-coding sequences here:
- a CDS encoding M48 family metalloprotease — encoded protein: MVFDKKNISSYCLLLVLLVGMSVPAHAGHREAPARGIYQLPEIFGTITDFFLSRGQMSEKHIRLFEEVAQQLQIEHRGIKLRNSGFLLRLFPVDLRFLFNYLSILSYRLEGYYGIRSHQSLNRVYLNEDWLNQMTDEQKRFVIAHSLTHHSQDHGFMREVVLWILSHIVNTLRASYVSKNQGRLISLAQMVCIMQLFQKLEHYSDEQAAELAYCPPVHLAAVVKSLYYPDAEDAPWYARLQMFAKKAICTITSLPIIKSFVAYRSMHDRAAHVSGVKDDLVLI
- the prfA gene encoding peptide chain release factor 1, with amino-acid sequence MSINWDVLQARKQELLVRLSDLNIENKDRHELQKELSRLTNLLQKHEKIDDLERQLKEAQTQRTQSSDPEMTELFTQEIAEFRQSLEKHNQELEDILYPPSEHDNRSVFLEIRSGAGGKEASLFVADLLKMYMGYAQRKNWRATVDSSSTTDLGGFREVVLHIKGDNVYGHLKHESGVHRVQRVPATETAGRIHTSTATVAVLPEAEEVDVTIAPSDLRIDVFRASGAGGQHVNTTDSAVRITHIPTGVVVSCQDERSQHKNKAKAMKVLQSRILAAQVEQHEAAMSKERKELVGTGMRSEKVRTYNYPQNRVTDHQVEVTLKKLDMVMLGDFDEIIQALRAKDRESRKNKILVK
- the rpmE gene encoding 50S ribosomal protein L31; the encoded protein is MKKGIHPEMHDVTARCTSCGFSFATSSTSTELKGTLCSQCHPFFTGAHKFVDTAGRIDKFQQKYNKKK
- a CDS encoding EndoU domain-containing protein; the protein is PKEIPIPGPCVTGIGDNLGEHPDKKFDPSPKADDLLKEWECGTNVGQDIETRPCGFSSRGWAAILEDILKKLPKVDDKSQEPCEECAESEKDVDKAVEDSESKEDSEFNDEPLPETEEQVEADSQAIVSDELIIADESKLTVDSEDVVITIDLAAIDHAESKQSFVLDKEHVKTLSEADAELKIILDKVKQHCKQKQNNVCKEHGKRSAGGKHAYRPKELEEVILSPEEIEKLVKVFDGTLSLPIEIGEGVHIWVDYEHIFNPVLKIGCKDNVIAPAGFHHDHLGEIQKSGLIESIVIQRGEHGVYKIRWSYAGGETKDSTLFPDHWTRAQVIQKIEEALRNVVHKKRKGKKWEIIGETSEGVSITIIIEMCKTQSEKLIGKIVTSYPNLERKV
- a CDS encoding macro domain-containing protein codes for the protein MNTLSKSILPSLVITLCYFSSAYSILPFNTCPQTGEPNKSIISIAQGDITKQKDIDAIVNAANFKYLTHPGGIAAAVKKAAGPSWDAEWKQATTNPKFGDKKDQKRAILTSAHNLTGNNIKYILNAVGPQGTERDWQSKLKKTYTDALMVAHENNLTSIAFPAISTGIFAQDASGKTVITPEIAANTAVEATQEFLKAHPKTPLQKISFVVWDAAAFAAYTAALS
- a CDS encoding CTP synthase; translated protein: MTKYIVVAGGVISGVGKGVTTAALGKIIKENGYKTTLIKIDPYINCDAGTLRPTEHGEVWVTDDGGEIDQDLGTYERFLDQSIPKKNNITTGQIYKAVIDRERAGGYLGQTVQFVPHITNEVISRIKDAADGYDVAVIEIGGTVGDFENKPFFFAVKALERELGSDNVAYVLVCYLPVPAHIHEMKTKPALQAIRLLNEEGISPDFIVCRSQYAIDEIRKNKIETYAHIPSDHVIAAPDIDTIYQIPLDLERERVGAKMLKKLNLVSKRTPDWSAWQLRVDAIKNPAKRVRIGIVGKYLSTGDYSLTDSYLSIDQALIHAGAQLNVGIDVVWLDAQSVCIPHVTELQSDSSSAKSELQSLDGIIVPGGFGVAGVEGKIAVIQYAREHNIPYLGLCYGMQLAAVEFARNVCGLRDAHTTEVNAQTEHPIIDILPLQKKLIDDNAYGGTMRLGAYAAHVQPGSKVAALYRAARAIDMNDMVIERHRHRYEMNPAYVALLEQHGLRFSGRYLRADATQLMEFLELPDHPFFVATQAHPEFNSRFSNPNPLFYGFVKAAIVSKQE